A portion of the Permianibacter fluminis genome contains these proteins:
- a CDS encoding vWA domain-containing protein, whose product MKWKLSAQLKIGLASACFTVLLAACAGKQDPSAAQEQRRQQQQQDEEQRIEVTGSRIAAAEMAATSQRATAKASPVAMMLAPPPAQPENRENYQKLADNPVKVTSREPVSTFSIDVDTGAYSNMRRFLRAGQLPPEDAIRVEELINYFPYADSVQKSPHPFTVQTELAPSPWQTGNQLLRVRIKATDDKTGTMPASNLVFLVDVSGSMDSPDKLPMVQATLKMLARQLRPQDRIALVVYAGRTQVELESTPGNQQDKILAAIDRLTAGGSTAGEAAMTLAYQQARAGFIKDGINRILMATDGDFNVGLSNVDTLKDMIERERKSGVSLTMLGFGTGNYNDYLMEQLADVGNGNFAYIDSVDEGRKVLVDEMRSTLNTVAADVKLQIEFNPAQIAEYRLIGYENRMLNEEDFNNDKIDAGEIGAGKTVTALYELTPVGGKTLTEPRRYGNATETRTSNETTFSNELAFLRIRYKPPGASDSQLLTQPITANQLKPALTSASADFRFAASVAAFGQLLRGGKYLAKFGYDDVLALAQSGLDNDEGGYRREFVRLVQIARELSPQAPAGQ is encoded by the coding sequence ATGAAGTGGAAATTGTCTGCACAGCTGAAAATCGGCCTGGCCTCAGCCTGTTTTACCGTGCTACTTGCCGCCTGCGCCGGTAAACAGGATCCAAGCGCGGCGCAAGAACAACGCCGTCAGCAGCAACAGCAAGACGAAGAGCAACGTATCGAAGTGACCGGCTCCCGGATCGCAGCCGCCGAAATGGCCGCGACCAGCCAGCGCGCGACAGCCAAAGCATCGCCTGTTGCCATGATGCTGGCACCGCCGCCAGCGCAACCGGAAAACCGCGAGAATTACCAGAAGCTGGCTGACAATCCGGTCAAGGTAACCAGCCGCGAACCGGTTTCCACGTTCAGCATCGACGTCGATACTGGCGCGTACAGCAATATGCGGCGTTTCTTGCGTGCGGGCCAGTTGCCGCCGGAAGATGCCATCCGGGTTGAAGAGCTCATCAATTATTTCCCCTATGCTGACAGCGTACAAAAAAGCCCACACCCGTTCACCGTGCAAACCGAACTGGCGCCGTCGCCATGGCAAACCGGCAACCAGCTGCTGCGCGTTCGCATCAAGGCTACCGACGACAAAACCGGCACCATGCCGGCGAGCAATCTGGTGTTTCTGGTCGATGTTTCCGGCTCCATGGATTCGCCTGACAAGTTACCAATGGTGCAGGCGACGCTGAAAATGCTGGCCCGGCAGCTGCGCCCGCAGGACCGCATCGCACTGGTCGTTTACGCCGGCCGCACCCAGGTCGAGCTGGAATCGACGCCCGGCAACCAGCAGGACAAAATTCTGGCGGCAATTGATCGGCTCACGGCCGGCGGTTCAACCGCCGGCGAAGCGGCGATGACGCTCGCCTACCAGCAAGCCCGGGCCGGCTTTATCAAAGACGGCATCAACCGCATCCTGATGGCCACCGATGGTGACTTCAACGTCGGGCTGAGCAATGTCGACACGCTGAAAGACATGATCGAACGTGAACGCAAGTCTGGCGTTTCGCTGACCATGCTTGGCTTTGGCACCGGCAATTACAACGATTATCTGATGGAGCAGCTGGCCGACGTGGGCAACGGCAATTTCGCCTATATCGATTCGGTCGATGAAGGTCGCAAAGTGCTGGTGGACGAAATGCGTTCGACGCTGAATACCGTCGCCGCCGATGTAAAGCTGCAAATTGAATTCAATCCGGCCCAGATCGCCGAGTACCGCTTGATCGGCTATGAAAACCGCATGCTGAATGAAGAGGACTTCAATAACGATAAAATCGATGCCGGCGAAATCGGTGCCGGCAAAACCGTGACGGCGTTGTACGAGCTGACGCCGGTAGGCGGCAAGACCCTGACCGAACCTCGCCGCTATGGCAACGCGACTGAGACTAGAACCAGCAACGAAACGACGTTCAGCAATGAGCTGGCATTCCTGCGCATCCGCTACAAACCACCGGGCGCCAGCGACAGCCAGCTGCTGACCCAACCCATCACCGCGAACCAGCTCAAACCAGCGCTGACTTCCGCCTCCGCCGATTTTCGTTTCGCGGCCTCGGTTGCAGCCTTCGGCCAATTGCTGCGTGGTGGCAAATACTTGGCCAAATTCGGCTACGACGACGTGCTGGCACTGGCCCAATCCGGGCTCGACAATGATGAAGGCGGCTACCGGCGCGAATTTGTCCGGTTGGTGCAAATCGCTCGCGAGCTGAGCCCGCAAGCACCGGCCGGGCAATAG
- a CDS encoding aspartate/glutamate racemase family protein — MKPLKSVGIVAVSAEGAALCYRTICNEAASLLGEHRHPEICLHSFSLADYMRPIDADRWDQVGELMLQSADKLVAIGAELLVCPDNTVHQGLDLVRKRAPAPWLHIAEQVALVASACGYQRLGILGTRYLMEGPVYPAALAKHGIAYEIPEPAERKRINEIIFSELISGVLNGSSRQYFQSVINQLASRHCDAVVLGCTEIPLLITGTDSVLPIIDSTRTLARAALRAAMDLDD, encoded by the coding sequence ATGAAACCCTTGAAATCGGTTGGTATTGTCGCGGTCAGTGCCGAAGGCGCTGCGCTGTGTTACCGTACGATCTGCAATGAGGCGGCGAGTCTGCTTGGCGAGCATCGCCATCCCGAAATTTGTCTGCACAGCTTTTCGCTGGCCGACTATATGCGGCCCATCGATGCCGACCGCTGGGATCAGGTCGGTGAATTGATGTTGCAATCGGCCGACAAGCTGGTTGCCATCGGTGCGGAGCTGCTGGTGTGTCCGGACAACACCGTACATCAGGGGCTGGATCTGGTGCGTAAACGGGCGCCGGCACCGTGGCTGCACATTGCCGAGCAGGTGGCTCTGGTAGCGTCCGCTTGTGGTTATCAACGGCTCGGCATACTGGGCACGCGCTATCTGATGGAGGGCCCGGTCTATCCGGCGGCGCTGGCCAAACACGGCATCGCTTACGAAATTCCCGAACCGGCCGAACGCAAGCGTATCAACGAGATCATCTTTTCCGAACTGATTAGCGGCGTGCTCAATGGCAGTTCGCGGCAATACTTTCAGTCGGTGATCAACCAGTTGGCGAGCCGGCATTGTGATGCCGTCGTGCTTGGCTGCACGGAAATTCCCTTGCTCATCACCGGCACCGATTCCGTACTGCCGATCATCGATTCCACCCGAACGCTGGCGCGGGCAGCCTTGCGGGCAGCGATGGATCTTGACGACTGA
- a CDS encoding VOC family protein, whose protein sequence is MARSIIVSLPVADLSTAQTFYTALGFVKSPQCSDESGVLMVWSETISVMLLTHEKWRSFTTRPIPPKTSSEVALNISCESREEVDAMNQAAFDNGGIADINPVQDHGFMYGRDFADPDGHVWGAMWMDMSAMPAS, encoded by the coding sequence ATGGCCCGGTCGATTATTGTCAGCTTGCCGGTCGCTGATCTCAGCACCGCACAGACGTTTTATACCGCGCTGGGTTTTGTCAAAAGCCCGCAATGCTCGGACGAGAGCGGCGTATTGATGGTGTGGAGCGAGACGATCAGCGTCATGCTGCTGACTCACGAAAAGTGGCGCAGCTTTACCACACGGCCGATTCCGCCGAAAACCTCGAGTGAGGTGGCGCTCAATATTTCCTGCGAGTCACGCGAGGAGGTCGATGCGATGAACCAGGCGGCTTTTGACAATGGCGGAATCGCCGACATCAATCCGGTGCAGGATCATGGCTTCATGTACGGCCGCGACTTTGCCGACCCCGACGGTCATGTCTGGGGTGCAATGTGGATGGATATGTCGGCGATGCCGGCCAGTTGA
- a CDS encoding CPBP family intramembrane glutamic endopeptidase, producing the protein MSTVELSKTPIGLGRQWTLCSIMVLAAFLICFATGKPFPSLFLSRLTVIQQVLVALGLGAAACLNAWVAYKLAAGRPTAQHTVESYSRLDLRGWNPILLASAAGIGEEILFRGALQSWLGVWISLLLFVLAHAKAYRFNTLNKRVLVQAAGLIVVGLALSAIAHFAGLIPAIIEHIVIDIAGLYTVRSVSARSLTLNSGIDR; encoded by the coding sequence ATGTCGACAGTTGAACTCTCTAAAACGCCGATTGGTCTCGGCCGGCAGTGGACGCTCTGTTCGATCATGGTGCTGGCCGCTTTTCTGATCTGCTTCGCTACCGGCAAGCCGTTTCCGTCCCTGTTCCTCTCGCGCCTTACCGTTATCCAACAGGTGCTGGTCGCACTTGGTCTTGGCGCGGCCGCCTGCCTCAATGCTTGGGTCGCGTACAAATTGGCTGCCGGTCGGCCCACCGCGCAGCACACCGTTGAGAGTTACAGCCGGCTGGATCTTCGCGGATGGAACCCGATTCTTTTGGCGTCGGCCGCTGGCATCGGCGAGGAGATTCTCTTCCGGGGCGCCTTGCAAAGCTGGCTCGGCGTATGGATTTCGTTGCTGCTCTTTGTCCTCGCTCACGCCAAGGCCTATCGTTTCAACACGCTCAACAAGCGCGTTTTGGTTCAGGCCGCTGGCTTGATTGTCGTTGGGCTCGCTTTGTCCGCCATTGCGCACTTCGCGGGACTTATCCCGGCGATCATCGAGCACATCGTGATTGATATTGCCGGTCTCTACACGGTGCGCAGCGTGTCAGCGCGCAGCCTGACGCTTAACTCAGGTATAGATAGATAG
- a CDS encoding amidohydrolase, which translates to MLRQTLSRTLALGLSLCGLLTLSTAHGATDALLLSNIHGYRVDASGRHTFSALLVENGKVRAYDDSAMALADSLHAQRLDGAGNVVLPGLIDAHGHVQDLGQEQMQVDLRGSTTLQDALNRITAFTRHATATNWLQGRGWNQVLWPGQQFPTAADLDHISATQPIVMERVDGHAIWVNSAALKVAGVNAQTVDPAGGQIIRDSKGNPAGVFVDNAMSLILDRMPPASADERRQQLLSALNALAKLGMTGVHDAGIPYSDYQLYQQLGQRQQLPIRVYAMLADSPTDRKWLQQPPGPAQFDNRLYLQALKIVADGALGSRGAAMLADYSDQPQHRGLMLYTAAELQAVTALAVNHGWQVNIHAIGDAGNQRVLDTFAAVLRDDKARALRHRIEHAQVLALTDIPRFKALNVIASIQPTHATSDMNMAETRIGPERIKGAYAWRKLLNAGAHLAGGSDFPVEYANPFYGLHAAVTRRDRDGQPPGGWYPDEKLSRDEALKLFTFDAAYAARMENLTGSLAIGQYADFIIVDRDFFTVPEQEIATTEVLSTWLAGKKIYSGAD; encoded by the coding sequence ATGCTCCGTCAAACATTGTCCCGCACGCTGGCCCTTGGCTTGTCGCTTTGCGGCCTGCTCACCCTCAGCACCGCGCACGGCGCTACCGATGCCCTGCTGCTCAGCAACATCCACGGCTACCGCGTTGACGCCAGCGGTCGGCACACATTTTCCGCGCTGCTGGTGGAAAACGGCAAAGTTCGGGCCTATGACGACAGCGCCATGGCGCTGGCCGATTCCCTGCACGCCCAGCGGCTGGATGGCGCTGGCAACGTCGTGCTGCCCGGATTGATCGATGCTCACGGCCACGTGCAGGACCTCGGCCAGGAACAGATGCAGGTGGATCTGCGCGGCAGCACCACGCTGCAAGACGCGCTGAATCGCATCACTGCATTTACCCGTCACGCAACGGCAACGAACTGGCTGCAAGGTCGCGGCTGGAATCAGGTGCTCTGGCCGGGTCAGCAATTTCCAACCGCTGCCGATCTGGATCACATCAGCGCCACCCAACCCATCGTCATGGAACGTGTCGATGGCCACGCCATCTGGGTCAATTCGGCCGCGCTAAAAGTGGCGGGCGTCAATGCCCAAACTGTCGACCCGGCCGGCGGTCAGATCATTCGCGACAGCAAGGGCAATCCCGCTGGCGTGTTCGTCGACAATGCCATGAGTCTGATTCTTGATCGGATGCCGCCGGCGTCGGCCGATGAACGCCGTCAGCAATTGCTCTCGGCACTGAACGCCTTGGCCAAACTCGGCATGACCGGCGTGCACGATGCCGGCATTCCGTACAGCGATTACCAGCTCTACCAGCAACTCGGCCAGCGTCAGCAGTTGCCGATTCGGGTTTACGCCATGCTGGCGGACAGCCCGACTGATCGGAAATGGTTGCAACAACCACCGGGACCCGCGCAATTCGATAACCGCCTGTATTTGCAAGCGCTGAAAATTGTTGCCGATGGCGCGCTTGGCAGTCGTGGCGCGGCGATGCTGGCGGATTACAGCGATCAACCGCAGCACCGCGGTCTGATGCTGTACACCGCCGCCGAATTGCAGGCCGTCACCGCACTTGCGGTCAACCACGGCTGGCAGGTCAACATCCACGCCATCGGTGACGCCGGCAACCAGCGGGTGCTCGATACCTTTGCTGCCGTTTTGCGTGATGACAAAGCGCGGGCACTGCGTCACCGCATTGAACATGCCCAGGTGTTGGCGCTTACCGATATTCCACGCTTCAAGGCGCTCAATGTCATCGCCTCCATCCAGCCGACTCACGCCACCTCGGACATGAATATGGCAGAAACGCGTATCGGTCCGGAACGCATCAAAGGCGCCTATGCTTGGCGCAAATTGCTCAATGCCGGCGCCCATCTGGCCGGCGGCTCCGATTTTCCGGTCGAATACGCCAATCCGTTCTATGGTCTGCACGCCGCCGTGACCCGTCGCGACCGCGATGGTCAACCACCGGGCGGCTGGTACCCCGATGAAAAACTGAGCCGCGATGAAGCGCTCAAACTGTTCACCTTCGATGCGGCCTACGCCGCGCGCATGGAAAATCTGACCGGGTCACTGGCCATAGGACAATACGCCGATTTCATTATTGTGGATCGCGATTTCTTCACCGTGCCGGAACAGGAAATCGCGACCACCGAGGTGCTGTCGACTTGGCTGGCCGGCAAGAAAATATATTCCGGCGCGGACTGA
- a CDS encoding DUF998 domain-containing protein, which translates to MFAIAVTMLAACYLFASLLVLAPRKAGYSHIKHSISEIGEMGAPSQRFVAFGLFLPIGLALLPVAYLVQPAAAAVAMLALCIAVGYIGAAAFPCDPGSPMSGTTRQALHNLAGAVEYAGGGFALMRIAEQLGQPFKSAGFVVLGTAVALAVIPTDSFRGLIQRVAECCLFGGLALAIWQLQATV; encoded by the coding sequence ATGTTCGCCATTGCCGTAACGATGCTTGCTGCCTGCTACCTTTTTGCCAGCCTGCTGGTCTTGGCGCCACGCAAGGCGGGATACAGCCACATCAAGCACTCGATTAGCGAGATTGGCGAGATGGGTGCGCCCAGTCAGCGGTTTGTTGCGTTTGGCCTTTTTCTGCCGATTGGACTGGCCCTGTTGCCGGTTGCCTATCTGGTTCAGCCGGCCGCAGCAGCAGTTGCGATGCTCGCGCTGTGCATCGCCGTTGGCTACATCGGTGCGGCGGCGTTTCCCTGTGATCCGGGTTCGCCGATGTCGGGCACGACGCGGCAGGCGCTGCACAATCTTGCCGGCGCGGTGGAGTATGCCGGAGGCGGATTCGCTTTGATGCGGATCGCCGAGCAACTTGGTCAGCCGTTCAAGAGCGCCGGCTTTGTCGTGCTCGGCACGGCCGTGGCGCTGGCGGTCATCCCGACCGATTCGTTCCGCGGATTGATTCAGCGCGTGGCCGAGTGTTGTCTGTTCGGCGGGCTTGCCTTGGCGATTTGGCAACTGCAGGCTACGGTGTAA
- a CDS encoding GNAT family N-acetyltransferase, with the protein MPNPLTFSVPHSVETPRLLLRSFREDDAPALHDAIVESIAELRSTLWALPWVDCEQTLENALVRCRQAQANFLNRADLAYLAFEKSSGRLVGSIGLHRTDWELPRTEVGYWLRTSATGKGYAAEGVNALTSWAFERLGAVRVELVTDEANMASRAVAERCGFILEGVHRSVRRGPDGSLRNRCIYARFPAVA; encoded by the coding sequence ATGCCAAATCCTCTCACGTTTTCAGTCCCCCACAGCGTCGAAACGCCGAGGCTGCTGCTCCGCTCGTTCCGGGAGGACGATGCGCCGGCTCTGCACGATGCCATCGTCGAATCAATTGCTGAACTTCGGTCGACTCTGTGGGCGTTGCCTTGGGTTGATTGCGAGCAGACTCTAGAGAATGCGCTGGTTCGCTGCCGTCAGGCCCAAGCCAATTTCCTGAACCGCGCGGATCTTGCCTATCTGGCGTTCGAAAAGAGTAGCGGCCGCCTCGTGGGTTCGATTGGTCTGCATCGGACCGATTGGGAACTGCCAAGGACGGAAGTCGGTTACTGGCTCAGAACAAGCGCGACGGGCAAGGGCTACGCAGCAGAGGGCGTGAATGCGCTGACGAGCTGGGCATTCGAAAGACTGGGTGCCGTGCGCGTGGAGTTGGTCACCGATGAGGCCAACATGGCGTCACGAGCGGTAGCCGAGCGCTGTGGCTTTATTCTTGAAGGTGTGCACCGCAGTGTCAGACGTGGCCCCGACGGTAGTCTGCGCAATCGCTGCATCTATGCACGTTTCCCTGCTGTAGCCTAA
- a CDS encoding TspO/MBR family protein codes for MTAYRPSIGAQAMALIVAFGVTYATAAVGALASVQARSFYAELVRPEWAPPGWLFGPVWSVLYTLMAIAVWLVWRSENWQAVRLAVGLFAAQLLANALWSWLFFAWRLGSAAFVEVLLLWSLILATMVVFWRVSRLAAALLAPYLAWVTFAAALTLSLWQSNPQLLG; via the coding sequence ATGACCGCATACCGCCCATCAATTGGCGCCCAGGCAATGGCGCTCATCGTTGCCTTCGGTGTCACCTACGCCACTGCCGCTGTGGGCGCCTTGGCGTCGGTGCAAGCGCGCTCGTTTTACGCTGAACTTGTGCGGCCCGAGTGGGCTCCCCCTGGCTGGTTGTTTGGGCCAGTATGGTCGGTGCTTTACACCCTTATGGCCATTGCCGTCTGGCTCGTTTGGCGTTCTGAAAATTGGCAAGCTGTCAGGCTTGCAGTTGGTCTTTTTGCCGCGCAACTTTTGGCCAATGCACTGTGGAGTTGGCTGTTTTTTGCGTGGCGACTTGGCTCAGCAGCATTCGTGGAAGTCCTGCTGCTTTGGTCGCTCATCCTTGCTACGATGGTGGTGTTCTGGCGGGTCAGTCGCCTTGCCGCTGCTCTTCTGGCACCGTACCTGGCGTGGGTCACATTTGCTGCTGCGCTGACATTGTCCCTGTGGCAATCAAATCCACAGCTGCTCGGGTAG
- a CDS encoding VOC family protein → MKIDHVTLLVSSLDHSMPYYEHLLPLVGFSKKKDHVWTDGDGFFFQFLQAKPDTRPYERYGAGMNHLGFSASTPEQVHAIREAMGKAGFEIPAIQNLGGAIALFMKDPDGIRFEVTYYPPGMAVVD, encoded by the coding sequence ATGAAGATCGACCATGTGACCTTGCTGGTGTCATCGCTGGATCACAGCATGCCTTATTACGAGCATCTGCTGCCGCTCGTTGGTTTTTCCAAGAAGAAAGATCATGTCTGGACAGATGGCGACGGGTTCTTTTTTCAGTTTTTGCAAGCAAAGCCTGATACCCGCCCGTACGAACGCTATGGTGCCGGAATGAACCATCTTGGCTTCAGCGCCTCGACACCCGAACAGGTTCATGCCATCCGGGAGGCCATGGGCAAAGCCGGTTTCGAGATTCCGGCGATTCAAAACCTCGGTGGTGCTATTGCCTTGTTCATGAAAGACCCTGACGGCATTCGCTTTGAGGTCACCTACTATCCGCCGGGTATGGCGGTTGTTGACTAG